In the genome of Deltaproteobacteria bacterium, the window CGCCGTGTCCGGCATCCACCTGTGCCGCGGCAACCAGCGCAGCATGTGGCACCGCGAGGGCTCGTACGACGCGGTGGCGGAACGGCTGTTTTCCGAACTCCGGCACCGCCGGCTGCTGCTGGAGTACGACACCGAACGCGCCGGTGGGTTCGAGCCGCTGCGCTTCGTCCCCAAGGGCACGGTAGTAGTGTTGGGCCTGGTGAGCACCAAGGTGCCGGAGCTTGAGAGCGTGGATTTCCTGAAGCGGCGCATCGATGACGCAGCCCGCTACCTGCCGCTGGAGCAGTTGGCCATCAGCCCCCAGTGCGGCTTCTCCTCCGACGTGGTAGGCAACCTCATCACGCCCGACGACCAGAAGCGCAAGCTCGAACGGGTGGTGGAGACCGCGCGGCAGGTGTGGGGGTGACTGACTTTCCCAGCTTTCTGGGCGGCCGCGTGACCGTCAAGGTGGGAGACATCACCCGGGAGGCGGTGGATGCGGTGGTGAACGCCGCCAACGGCACGCTGATGGGCGGCGGCGGGGTGGACGGAGCGATTCACCGGGCGGGTGGGCCGGCCATCCTGGAGGAATGCCGCGGCATCCGTGCCACGCGCTACCAGGACGGGCTTCCCACCGGCGGCGCGGTGCTCACCACGGCGGGACGCATGCC includes:
- a CDS encoding 5-methyltetrahydropteroyltriglutamate--homocysteine S-methyltransferase, translated to AVSGIHLCRGNQRSMWHREGSYDAVAERLFSELRHRRLLLEYDTERAGGFEPLRFVPKGTVVVLGLVSTKVPELESVDFLKRRIDDAARYLPLEQLAISPQCGFSSDVVGNLITPDDQKRKLERVVETARQVWG